GAATCCGACCCCAATCTGAGATTCAAATTTTGACCTCTCGACCTTGACTCAGGACCACTCATTTTAAagaacaatatttttatttattctttttttttttttggaaagttTCGACCTCAGATGGTCGGTATTTTAAactacaaaataataaaattcaccATCTGGAGTTCAAGTTGCTTATTgattaaaaattatgtaattttttatttatactcttcaaattgTATTTTCGTGAAAAAATCGATCTCCCAAAGttaatttttgattatttttttttgcaaaaatcgACATCcacaaatcttttttttttccaaaaaataatgataaaaatgacCTTAGGAGATCGATTTTGCTATCCAAATTTTGGCGCTAAAAATATCGACTTCCAAGAATCAGTTttgttaaaaaatttaaaaaatgacctCGACCTCTTTTGAGGACGATTTCTTAGATTGGTTGTAAGGAGTTTTTAATACTGTGatccaaaatcacaaaattatttttcataaaaatacaaaaatacattCATTCATATCAAACACAccctaaaagaaaaaaaaaaaagaatgctAAAATGCGAATACTTTTTTCTTTACCTAATAAGAAAATGGattattcatttcttttccATATGAAATATAAATGGATAggataatttattaaatttcattttttgattCGTCCATATTTGATTCGACCAGCTTAATTGGcaaaaatgagttttaaaaatgGTCTTTTAGCCTAAAAACTCTTACGACTAACATGATTTGGAAGTTTGAATAATTGCCAGCTTTATCAAATAAATTACCGGCGTCTTCGAATTTAGAGCCGAATAGGCCCCAAGCCTCCAACCACTAAGCTTCTTCTCAGCTTGCTTTTAAATTCCTTCCCTCGATCTATATTTTGTGTGGAGATGGCAATAGAGTAAGTTAGAGCGGAGCAAATTTTGACCCGATCTATCTTGCCTTAGTTTGtacttctcaaaaataattgTCCTGTCCTACCATGCTTCACTAAGCCTTGCCCCACTCCACCTTGTTTATgccctttcttattttttcttttttgcagTAGTCTAAATAAATCTTTTTGAAgtttcaaaaaagaaattctCCTTTTTACGTTCCCATGTAGCTGTAGATTTTCAATATTAACATCTTATAATTTGTCCATCAAATCCATATTCTTAATTCTTGGCTCCAACTGATAATAAATTGCATATTTGTCTTAAAACACATTATTTAGACAATTTTTGGAGAATGAGTTTTGCAATTTGATTAGTactataacaacaataataatgtaGTGTAATTTTACATAGTGGGATCCgtctgaggagggtaaagtgtaagCAGACCTTAGAGAAATTGGTTTCGATAGATTCTCGTCTcaagataaaaatatattataacaaaataatactaaaaATGAACTGCacgaaaaaatagaaatagagagtagtaaaaattgaagaactaaTTAAAATAGGGAAAGAATAAATGTTATGTGCTTTTGGAAAAGCTATTTAAGATATGACACGTTATACTGATCCTCAATGTACTCGTTTTATTTTAGTTAGTTTAAATGTTTAGTATATAAAAATTTCTTTTGGACCGTACCAACAAAAACATAGAAATTGTAGACGTGCAAAACAACAATATTATTATCTATATATGCATTATTGATATCTTATAAATAAAGAATTAATTTTAGGAGAAGTTGCAGGTAACCAGGGTGAATTTTCTATCTCCAAGGAAAAACGCTTTCATTACTTATCAGAAAAATTCCTAAGTTTCCTTCTAGAGCTTCAACTCTCACATAAATTTTTTTGTTTCGACAATTTAAAAGTTGGAGAAGGTTTTTTTTACTAATAAATCGATATTCAAAATCATTTTATTCAGGACCTTTTAATCTGTCAAAATATCAGATTTCTAAATTTTTGTAAGGCCTTCTTGAAATTCCTTTCAGAGCCTGTTAAATAATTTTTACGGAATCTGTTATTTCATTgagttgaatcaaatgaaacgaaaaaaaaaaaagaaccccATCTATTTGAATGGCCGATCTCAACTCAGGACGAACTGATAATAGACATAAAACCATCCATTTTGGCTCTAATTTGTTCGAATAAAATGCTTAGCCAACTCTACTCTAGTAAATTAGTAATTATATACAATGCATATCCACATACACCATCTTCACTTTAATATTCTTTTCGTATTGAGTTGTTTTGTTAGAGCATTAATGCATAAAATGATAGTAATAGCAGCGTAGCAGAAAGATGGAGGATTCTTATTTTTAAGAACAACTGGGAAGGACTAttagaacaacaacaacaacaatccagtgaaatcccacatcgtggggtctggggagggtagagtgtacgcagacctgactcctaccaatgtaggacggctgtttccgaaagaccctcggctcaataaaaacatagaacaaggtcagacaagaatattagagtaaataagtagataacgaaaacgatccaaacaatagtataatcaaagcacaaaaaacagtagatattattattggataataacataaataccataaataacatacagcagagtacaagaaatcatagtgtgCTAATatgcctacgaataagggagaataaaaccactatgtactagccttctaccctaatgtgtgtcctccacaccctcctatctagggtcatgtcctcggtaagtcgtaaatgcgccatgtcctgtctgatcacctctccccaatatttcttcggcctacccctacctcttctgaaaccacccatggccagcctctcacatctccgcactggtgcatctgggactctcctcttcacatgtccaaaccatctcagtcgcgtttcccgcatcttgtcttccaccgaggccactcctaccttttctcgaatagcctcatttctaatcctgtcactcctagtatgcccacacatccatctcaacattctcatctcggtcaccttcatcttttgcacgtgggagaccttaactggccaacactccgccccatataacatagctggtctaacgaccactttgtagaacttgcccttaagttgtggtggcaccttcttatcacataacAAACcggaggcaagcctccatttcatccatcctgccccaatacggtgtgtgacatcctcgtcgatctctccgttgtcttgcatgatagaaccaaggtacttaaaactacttctcttttggatggcttggtccccgagcctaacttccgcgccaacctcttgaggtgtctcactgaacttgcactctaggtactctgtcttggttctactcagcttaaaccccttagactccaaggtgcgtctccaatcttccagtttagcgttaactccgctacgagtctcatcgatgaggactatgtcgtccgcaaaaagcatacaccatggcacctcaccttgaatttgtcgcgtcaatccatccatcaccaaggcaaataggaatgGGCTAAGATTTAATTTAAACCCGGATCTTGACTTGCCTTACCCTGCCCCATTAaatctttataaaatttaattttttccctACCCTTCCCCGCTCCGCCCCATTTAAATGTTTCCCTGCCCGGGCCTATTAAGAGTTTTTTCTATCCCGCTCTGTCTCAATTGTCATTCCTAGCTATGTGATCCCTTGTTAAGGGGTGATGCTGAAGTGAAAAAATAGAGGAAGAAAATGTGGTGGCCAAGATATTGCAAAAGTAAATCTATAAGAAGAATTGGCAATTAACGAAAATGATCATTATTTAACCTGATTATGTTATTCATACTTAACAAAGTGTGAGAGTCCAAGTTTCAGATAATAACTGGCCTATACTTTTgctatataatacaatatacaTGAGTATGAATAGACACACGTATGTACGtgtacacacacacatatatatatattttttttttcttttattgaagaagaaattatatCAAAAGGATTATAATAATCGGGGTAGATTATTTAATTAAGCACGTGACAAAATGATTTCAATTGTGATCGTTTGAAGTGTAAACTACTTAATTGTTCCATGAATACCAACTAGGCACAATATTTACACTGATAATGCTTATGACAAACAGGCAGAGACAAATTTAGTGCCAAAATTAGCTACGGTGCATGTGAAGTGTGAACTCatgatttttttgttaaattaggtattatatatattttatagtaTTGATTTAATATTATTTGTAGGCGTTCATGCTAAAAAAAACTAGAATGGTGCACATTATTGAAGGTTGAGTTAATAGCTAAAGGAATATGAATTAATTACCACTTAatactctctttttttttacctCTTTATTTAGTAGTGTTTTTCTGTTCTTGAAATCCTAAATTCACTTATATTAACAGGTGTATAGCGTGCTTAGGAAACTACCTATTATTGAAACTAATAAGTAGAGTGTACATGATTAGATTTTAGACATTGGGTACATGTTTGATTTTAGATAAATTGGGTGATGATGTGCTGAATCATAAGCGAATCTAATATTTCTAAAATATGGGtacattacaaaaaaaaaaagggaaaaaaatgcATCCTAGTTCTCTAGGTAGTTAACTCAACATTCAATCAAGTATATTATTAGTAGTCTTGATGTATGAGTGTCAACATATAAGACATATCATGAATTCACATATCCCATTTTTAAGCTATAATCCGTCCCTGTGCTAAATAACGCATCATAATGTTCTAGGGATTTTGTTAGTAGTAAAAGCTCAACAAATGATGTTCCCAAGTCACGGATGAGAACTCCCCTGCAAACAAAACACTAAATTAAAGGGGAAGGATTGAAAGATGGACCCATTACTCACCAAGAAGGAGTCGTGCGCCACAAATCCTTAAGGATTTCTCAATTATTGAAAAAGAATATCATAACTCAACCTGCCATACTCGAAACTGTTAGTTGGACCCAGTACTCACCAAGAAGGAATCCTGCGCCATAAACCACCAAGGATTTCTCAATTATTGAAAAAAACATTATAACTCAACCTGTCATACTCAAAACTGTTTACACCTGTTTATttgtttttcataattttttaatagccAAACAAAAAAAGTGGTCCTCTTTATGTAGAAAGAGAGTGACAACTAGAAAGAGGTCATTTGGTAAAGTGCATTagaaaaataatgcatgcattagagttgttgtcacgatccaaactcGGGCCAAGCCATGACACGACAatcgagggaccccaaccaagccatcttagcatacattgcattcataaaGTAAAGAAACATATTGAAATGTAAGCGGAAGTAATCATCACAACGGAATCAAACCaagggaaatcaactcaatTAGACGTCCAATACAGACTACATCATAAGCCATCTAAATATctctttagtctagtctttgatggggtcttagaacaagctcctagctcacacGAATATAAGAGGAAAGTAAAATAGTAGCAATATGAAACAAGTCATTGCCCTCGATAAGATAGGGACTCATCAACtcaggactcaccaactcttgatatcTAATCAACTCTAGCCTCGAATAAGATGGTCTGAGTGTTgcccgtccctacattatgagacaatgtaggcaaaatatgcgttagtacatttgaatgtactaaacatgtgaggtatgcatgaacaagtaaaggaacgtaaccaatatgccataagatgcatgaccaatcataatgagcatgaatCAGgattaaaagcatttgaaaacatatggaACTCATGgttaatgcatatcataaaacttcatcatataatcataacttgacatttaacttaggtgggataagacctttaaccgacatctaagaccatgcgagctattacatgaaatccgatgatccccacatagAGAAGGAGGGgactaccttgccagggtatacttcgtcatgttactcatctcaactgtgctatatgtggatccactagctaggccatgaaggcaatcctacatgggcaacatagtttaggactttaggtTTCTAAGGATTCCCTTAGGTAACTAACTGCGGTACCAGACCGAACTCTACCTAGAAGTCCCCTCGAACAAGACCCACTATACTAGATTTAGCCAATTCGGGTGCAGATGAGGATTCCCTAATAGTTTAGTCactatcccaatggaaactcataaaatatgattataacataatagggaaagatagtaacttcctatcaatccatctttaaaacatattaggaatatctcattaactttagtgattcataagaatccataacttcggtgagaattgtccttaccaccatctttaacatggttgtgtgagaattgtacttatcacaccataataacttatttgatcataactttgatcatcatcataactttcatcataaaatcataatctcaactttaaatcatacaaactttaatttaaaattatttaactcatgttcaactcataaaatcatctttaaccttCATAATCACAACTTAaaagtagctttatgcatgagcattcataattcatctcaaaatcatgaaattcatatgaaaatatacttataataatcattgataacatctataGATGAAATTTAAATCAGCTCAATGCAATTCAttaaaaactagggttcataattcaattgaaattgaaagaaacttttagaaaactttgggacttgATGGGTGagaagaacccatgaatcaatctccATATACCTTAATTGAATTCACTAAGTAttaaagaagaaccttgaagaaatttgaaaaccctagcttgtagaTTGAAGGAGAAACCTTGTAAGACTTGGagatcttgccttagagaaattttaggaaaatgaactgaataggaggggaatttgaagaattgaatatatatagactttgaacttggccatataagtgtctaggtttattgaaccgagctttggaaaagacacaattacccctcattaaacttcAGATTTTGGACCTACGGGACCCTTTCTACAGGTTGCAGAAAGATTGACGAGTCTTCAaaatgactcgtcctgcaggctTTGAAAAAGGCCTGAAAATCAGGTCTTTGAAGTTTGCAAATgggtcatttctacgactcatttttatGTCTATGAGTCGTAACATGGACTCGCCCTGCAAGTCCCATATCCTGCAATTAtataggtctctgaagttttattACGAGTCATACCTACGACTCGTAAATCTTCCACAGACTGTACTGTCAAGTCGTACacttgaccttgagggacaTCTGAAACTTAGCGTGTAAGGTCTTCCTACGATTTGTGTCTACGGGTCGTCTAAGTGATTACGAGTCATAAACATTAGCCGTAAGACCTTCCTTTGATTTTAGTCATGATCCACTGCTAAGGGTCACTCCACTACTcatttctacaagtcgtaggactgTATACGGGTCGTAAAGTGACTTGTAACGCTGAACCCAGTCAAACTTTttaggatttcttttgggttccaACTCTCTgaattttggggtcttataatatctctcccttgtaaacattcatcctcgaataagattaacttatcataggaagagGACTAGCAAGCCAACATGATAATAATGACATCTTacaatgcatggaacatgaaaacttcaacttaacataaaaagTATGgctttaaaaatcaactttcatgaacatgcatgcatatgaatgacataggaggaactgaatacataagagttcaattagcttgaataaaaataacttactacattaggcttgagtagagaaaaagaggtacgggtatcgtttcatcatatctgccTCTTTCTCCCTAGTagtactttctacttgttgattcctgcataacaccttgacggacacaacttctttattccttaacttcttaacttgccggtctaatatctctatcaaaatatcttgataagttaaattctcttcaatacttacatcttccaaggcacaatggagtttgggTCACCCatgaacttcctcaacatagatacatgaaataccgggtgaaccataaataactcaagtggaaaatttaactcataagccaccttgccaacaTGTCTCGATATTTTGTAAGGTCCAACGTACCTAGGGCtcagtttccttttcttgccaaTACGCATTACAccttttatgggtgaaaccttcaaatagacccactCAGCCACCTcgaattcaaggtctctttttctaacatcagaataggacttttgacgactttgagtcaTCTTCAACCTCTTGCTTATGAGTGtaaccttttccatagcatctATAACCAAATCTGTACCaatcaaggtcatctcacctacttcaatcCATCCCACCAGTGACCTATATCTTCTtccatacaatgcttcgaaaggagttatttggatgctagagtgataactattattataggcaatcTCAATCAAGggcaaatgttcatcccaacttcctttaaaatcaataacacatgccctcaacatatcttctaaagtttAGATGGTTCTTTCGGTATGActgtcagtttgaggatggaaagcatTACTTAACTTTACCTTTGTACTgagacctttttgaaataacttccaaaagtgtgaagtgaattatgtACCTTGATCCTATATAATGGAAAAGGGCAAACCATGAAGTCTGCCAACTCgtgaacatacaacttagcataatcttcggcaccatagaaag
This Solanum dulcamara chromosome 8, daSolDulc1.2, whole genome shotgun sequence DNA region includes the following protein-coding sequences:
- the LOC129900839 gene encoding uncharacterized protein LOC129900839; this encodes MDGLTRQIQGEVPWCMLFADDIVLIDETRSGVNAKLEDWRRTLESKGFKLSRTKTEYLECKFSETPQEVGAEVRLGDQAIQKRSSFKYLGSIMQDNGEIDEDVTHRIGAGWMKWRLASGLLCDKKVPPQLKGKFYKVVVRPAMLYGAECWPVKVSHVQKMKVTEMRMLRWMCGHTRSDRIRNEAIREKVGVASVEDKMRETRLRWFGHVKRRVPDAPVRRCERLAMGGFRRGRGRPKKYWGEVIRQDMAHLRLTEDMTLDRRVWRTHIRVEG